The sequence tcttctctctctctatagatCAGATGAAAAATGGGCAAAAGATTCGAAGAACAAACAACAGAAACATGATGATACATATTGACAAGGGACGACCctctatatacacaaaacagtaaaaaaaaaaaacttattcttGAGGCTTGGAACAATGACAGTAACCATCTAataatctttataaaaaaaataacaaacacacaaaaatggaTAATcctttgaaaattttgagaCTAAAAAGGAAAAAGGTTGAACAAAATCAAAAGAACTAATCCATTTCTTTCTGCAGATTTCTTTTTAAACCAAAAGGTATTCCTACAATACAGGGATTAGCTCGCCTTAACCAAACCTTGGCTGCTTCTCCTAGTCTCCTGCTCCCCCCAAATTAGCAACTCCACGTGTCAGAACACCATAAACAGACAACACCTCTGGCTTTTCTCATGTGCTGAGACCAGCCCAGTTCTTGAAGGCAACAAGAGATTCCATCTTCTTGTAGTTCCTCTTCCTCAACTTCGGCAACCTAAGCTTCTTATGAGTCTCCATAAACGCCTGCTTATACCTCCACTTATCCACAAATATCTTCATCTCCTGAGACTTCTCCACCACCTGCATCGCCGCATCGAAGAACCCTCCTTTCACCAACGCATACAAGAACGCATCCACCAAACCATGGTCCAGCTTCGACCTCTTCTCCGCATCTACACACGACACCTTCCCTTTGACCTCGTTCCACAGGAGCAAGACATTGAAGTACTTCTCACCACTCACGTATCCATTGATCAACGACAAGTAGGTCTGGTTATTAGGCTCGTAACGCAAGAAAACCATCCTCCTGAACGTCCTCCTCGCGTCCTCCAACCGTCCCGACTTACAAAAGGCGTGAATGATCGAGTTCCAGTCATGAGAGTTCACTTCCACGCGAGGATCCTCCACTACTTCGTCTAGAAACGCTGCCATCAACTCTGGTCTCTGATTCTCGAGGAGTCCCGTCATGATTGTTAAGTAGCTCCCTTTCAAATCCACCGCTCTTGCCTCTCTCATGTCCCTAAACAACGTGAACGCAGACACGAAGTCCTGGTTGGTCATTGACGCTTCTATCAGAGCGTTGTAGATCTCAACCTCTAGCTGTAGACCGGAGCTGCTGATCTCTGTAACCAGCTGAGTAGCTTCAGCTGTTTTGTACTCTTTGCTGTAGGCTTTCAAGATTGGTAAGTAGACCCCAAGCCCCACGGTTCCTTCTTCTCCCTGAGCTATCATCTCCTCGAGTACACTATGTGCTTTATCAGAGAATCCGAGTTTAACACAAGCGTTTATGACTCCAAAACCAACTGATACGTCAATGTCAATGGACTCAGACTCCAACCTCTGAGCTTCGGTTATTAGTCTAGCTAAACTCTTGACGCTTTTACTCTCTATAAACCCTTTCACTATTTCACAATACGTCTCCTCACAGAAGCTACAATCTCCTTGAAGACTATGGAGTATAACATCAGAAACACTATCTAAATCACCAACCTTAACATAACCGCTAATCATATTCGAATAAAGGATTCTCTTATTAGCAAAACCAAAACCATCCATCAAACTCTCAACCTCCTTTATCTTCTCCTTAAGCCCTTTTCTTGCATACAAGTAAGCAAGAAACCCAAAGGTGGACTCGTCAGGCTTCACACCAATCACAGCCATCAACTCAATCACACTCTCAGCATCGGTTAGAGACTCCATCTGCCTACAACACGCTTCAAGAGCCGCGTTACACGCTTCCAAACCAGGTTTCATGTAATCAAGCTTCTCATCGATTGCAACTCTACAGCTCTCCTTAAACACTTTAAGAAACGAAGACAAGGTTCCACTTTCTCGGCAGATGTCGATAACCAAACCTCCCCAGAGATCAAAGGGGACAAAGAACCTGTT comes from Brassica rapa cultivar Chiifu-401-42 chromosome A02, CAAS_Brap_v3.01, whole genome shotgun sequence and encodes:
- the LOC103852568 gene encoding pentatricopeptide repeat-containing protein At1g69290: MLRKTLTSIQRRRQHFSSSSSSSQESESLYSFLKPSLFSHKPITLTPSLSPPPQPSKALTHDQKASLESTLHLSLSTHNTDEAWKSFRSLVSASSLPQKPLLNSLITHLSESTTSPHRLKRAFASAAYVIEKDPILLDFDTLLTLLQSMKIAKAASPALALVKCMFKNRFFVPFDLWGGLVIDICRESGTLSSFLKVFKESCRVAIDEKLDYMKPGLEACNAALEACCRQMESLTDAESVIELMAVIGVKPDESTFGFLAYLYARKGLKEKIKEVESLMDGFGFANKRILYSNMISGYVKVGDLDSVSDVILHSLQGDCSFCEETYCEIVKGFIESKSVKSLARLITEAQRLESESIDIDVSVGFGVINACVKLGFSDKAHSVLEEMIAQGEEGTVGLGVYLPILKAYSKEYKTAEATQLVTEISSSGLQLEVEIYNALIEASMTNQDFVSAFTLFRDMREARAVDLKGSYLTIMTGLLENQRPELMAAFLDEVVEDPRVEVNSHDWNSIIHAFCKSGRLEDARRTFRRMVFLRYEPNNQTYLSLINGYVSGEKYFNVLLLWNEVKGKVSCVDAEKRSKLDHGLVDAFLYALVKGGFFDAAMQVVEKSQEMKIFVDKWRYKQAFMETHKKLRLPKLRKRNYKKMESLVAFKNWAGLST